The following coding sequences are from one Deinococcus sedimenti window:
- a CDS encoding DUF11 domain-containing protein, whose product MALLLLWLWAPGAAAQTQYGPVNVVTRYDQSCAGFRYGGVLNCTAKEFTVSADLNTADGTPPFCVAGSTMMVDLTLSLTSSNTDRYDFGIFVGKGGNDPGNYYAPNLANPSTLCTTGVLPTPPPSGQPLIFNALADTCGDLKKTSSAVQLLTMRNVPVFCDGGTGQSVGVPYLIAWGQNEGDYSKVGGCTPDNVEAGAPSKCQSGVASVSVRVGTVQMPIQAGGYVELTKQTLPDGDPQTFTFTATAPNGTYLGYSYKAADGSYSSITPVAPSASGSTSTTVTLKDDQSVRVYMSVSSTVQTLSLTEAGTAGWENGADISCANVKGTVPITKVAPRTVTASLSTTNAAATCTFTNTKSAQVTLAKSLPARVNAADQFTVSASSATGSIVGPASATTSGTGTTASTTFLVTPYTAASPNTVTLTDTVASGNSASATHYTPSLTCTGSAGSSNGTLPTNLAASTGTVQPTPGSTLSCTFTNRLPTLTITKAVSATYLKYDRQTSGSFQPKPGTLTYTVTVANTDAVARTVQITDTLPAGLQNITVQDSSGTAVPLTTTAGATLTQPVAGSATTGTDIRWTAGDLNVGETRTYTVTATPSTLGSAPSPGLSAVQNVVTLSAANQVGTRSGSASTNVIFPVMTKSVQNLTQSTAAGTSTTALPGDRLRYCIEARNAGSVTLNTYTITDEFPANTTFETGSASLTVVPTAPGTVTSGATQVSGTVASLAPNDTATLCFNVKVK is encoded by the coding sequence GTGGCCCTGCTGCTCCTCTGGCTGTGGGCGCCGGGTGCGGCGGCGCAGACGCAGTACGGTCCGGTGAACGTGGTGACCCGTTACGACCAGTCGTGTGCCGGCTTCCGGTACGGTGGCGTGCTGAACTGCACGGCGAAGGAATTCACGGTGAGTGCTGATCTGAACACGGCCGACGGCACTCCACCGTTCTGCGTGGCTGGCTCGACCATGATGGTCGACCTGACCCTCTCGCTGACCTCTTCAAACACGGACCGGTACGACTTCGGGATTTTCGTCGGCAAAGGTGGGAATGATCCCGGGAATTACTACGCGCCGAATCTGGCCAATCCATCCACGCTCTGTACCACGGGTGTGCTTCCCACGCCGCCACCCAGCGGTCAGCCTCTGATCTTCAATGCGCTGGCCGATACGTGTGGCGACCTGAAGAAGACGAGTTCGGCCGTGCAACTGCTGACCATGCGGAACGTGCCCGTGTTCTGCGACGGTGGTACGGGCCAGAGTGTGGGGGTGCCCTACCTGATCGCCTGGGGCCAGAACGAGGGGGATTACAGCAAGGTGGGTGGCTGCACGCCCGACAACGTGGAGGCCGGCGCCCCCTCCAAATGTCAGTCCGGTGTGGCGTCGGTCAGCGTGCGGGTCGGCACGGTGCAGATGCCCATCCAGGCGGGCGGTTACGTCGAGCTGACCAAACAGACCCTTCCCGACGGAGATCCGCAGACGTTCACGTTCACGGCCACAGCGCCGAACGGGACGTACCTGGGGTACTCGTACAAGGCCGCGGACGGCAGCTATTCCAGCATCACGCCCGTCGCGCCCAGCGCGTCCGGATCCACCTCCACGACCGTGACGCTCAAGGACGACCAGTCGGTCCGGGTCTATATGTCCGTGAGCAGCACCGTCCAGACCCTCAGCCTCACCGAGGCGGGCACCGCAGGCTGGGAGAACGGGGCAGACATCAGCTGCGCCAACGTGAAGGGCACCGTACCGATCACGAAGGTCGCGCCCCGGACCGTCACGGCTTCGCTCAGCACCACGAACGCGGCCGCCACCTGCACCTTCACGAACACCAAATCCGCGCAGGTGACGCTCGCCAAGAGCCTGCCCGCGCGGGTGAACGCCGCCGACCAGTTCACCGTGAGTGCCAGTAGCGCCACCGGCAGCATCGTCGGTCCGGCCTCGGCCACCACCAGTGGAACGGGAACCACGGCCAGCACGACGTTCCTGGTCACGCCCTACACGGCGGCCAGTCCCAACACCGTCACCCTGACGGACACCGTCGCGAGCGGCAACAGCGCCTCCGCGACCCACTACACGCCCAGCCTGACCTGCACGGGCAGCGCCGGAAGTTCCAACGGGACCCTGCCCACCAACCTTGCCGCCTCCACCGGGACGGTGCAACCCACCCCGGGAAGTACGCTGAGCTGCACGTTCACGAACCGGCTCCCGACCCTGACGATCACCAAGGCCGTGTCCGCCACCTACCTGAAGTACGACCGGCAGACCAGCGGGTCGTTCCAGCCGAAGCCGGGCACCCTGACGTATACGGTGACCGTCGCCAACACCGACGCGGTCGCGCGCACCGTGCAGATTACCGACACGCTGCCAGCCGGCCTGCAGAACATCACCGTGCAGGACAGCAGCGGAACGGCCGTGCCCCTCACCACCACGGCCGGCGCGACCCTCACCCAGCCGGTGGCGGGCTCGGCCACGACCGGCACCGACATCCGCTGGACGGCCGGCGACCTGAACGTCGGGGAGACCCGCACGTACACCGTCACCGCCACCCCCTCCACCCTGGGCAGTGCCCCCAGCCCAGGTCTGAGCGCCGTGCAGAACGTCGTCACGCTGAGCGCCGCCAATCAGGTGGGCACCAGGAGTGGTTCAGCCAGCACGAACGTGATCTTCCCGGTCATGACCAAGTCCGTGCAGAACCTGACGCAGAGCACCGCCGCGGGCACCAGCACCACCGCGCTGCCCGGGGACCGCCTGCGCTACTGCATTGAGGCCCGCAACGCCGGCTCGGTCACCCTGAACACCTACACCATCACCGACGAGTTCCCGGCCAACACCACCTTCGAGACCGGCAGCGCCAGCCTGACCGTCGTCCCCACCGCACCGGGCACCGTGACGTCCGGCGCCACCCAGGTCAGCGGAACGGTGGCCAGCTTGGCTCCGAACGACACGGCGACCCTCTGCTTCAACGTGAAGGTGAAGTGA